DNA sequence from the Vicia villosa cultivar HV-30 ecotype Madison, WI linkage group LG3, Vvil1.0, whole genome shotgun sequence genome:
aaataaagacaaaaactaaatcattgaaaaacaacACAAATTAAACTACTATTTATTCCATTGATGATCATGTAAATCATGAACACTGTGAAAGCAAACATAAGACACAGAAACACATTGActcaaaagaaagaaacataGACTAACAAACAAGCAGAAAGAAAACACAATACAAAGATACTGAAAGacactgaaagatacacaaaacAAATAGCCATAATATTTCAAGATATGGACTAATTAGATTAAAGACCATCTCTGTCCATATTATAATCATGATATGCTAACATGGAGTTGTCCCAAGGAAAATAATTATAACCCATGTTGGTATCCAAACCATGGACATCAGCCTGCATACCAACTCCATTCCCAACATTTCCAATAAAACCCTGCTGCTCTATTCCAGTCATAGCTTCAATTCCATTACCAGCATTCTCTTCAGCTTCAGCATCCATCGAATTCAACTTTTTCGTGACTTCCTTGATATTGCCATCAATAAATTCCCTCAGATCATTGATTTCATCATTCATACCATTGAGATCATTCATGTTCACAGGAACAGCGTTATGTAGATTAATAAGTGCTTTATCAGTGAAAATCATAAACCTCTTCTTCTTGTTCTCCAAAACTAGTTTCCTCAACTGCTCCTGGGATTTATCTATGCATTGCCTCAAGAAGCCCTCCAAATCCACCGACCTTTTGTTTCGTTCGAGTTCAGATAAACTGTGGTACCTGTGTATCACATTTAGTGTTCCTACACCAGGTGGCCAAACATCTGGTTGAACACTGTTTTCGCCATAGATAATGACACATCCTTCTATCCCACAAAGGGTGCTGATTTCGTTCACCTTCTTCTGTAAACCTATTGTTCAAAAACAAATATAGTTAGAGGATATTAATGATATATAATAAGAGAAGACTAATacaaaatttattgaaaaataataagcTGCTAAACACTAACTTGTTTTCCTTTTGTTGAAGGTGGCCCTCCTGCTGGACTGATTGAGTATgtattgaagcttcaccttctttctACTCATGATCAGTGATGATGAGaatacaacaaaaagaaaatgttGTAATATGTTTGTTATGGATTTCTTGTTACTCCGCTTATGCTATTTATAAGAAGAAATTTGAGACGCATTTGGTGGGAATTAGAGCCAGAATCAtactttttttattatgaaaTCTCAAACATGACTTTTATTAAATACAAGATTTAAATGTTTAAATATGTTTACTTTATAgattcttaaaaataaaattttacaatGAATTTCAGATTGCCTTCTATTTGTGTATAACCTTTGTTTAAAATCATAAAaagttataataaaaatatatatatatatatatatatatatatatatatatatatatatatatatatatatatatatatatatatatatatatatatatatatatatatatatatatatatatatatatatatatatatatatttatatgataAAGTATATTTAATGAAAGTagcatttaatatttaaatttattataaattttataatatttaaaatacttaaatattattattttttatttaatttttaattttgtctcAATAAAACATTataagtttttttcttctttaaagtTGTGAAAATATTATTATGATCATTTGAATACAATTGTTTAAATACAAAAGATTTGTTAACACTATAAAAAACGCATATGCACAAGTCAttccattttaaaaaatttaacatcaaaCTATCAATTTTTGTTCTTACATTTATTCTATAACAAgcgctttataaaaaattattttaaaaaataagtgataaatataattgaaatacaaaaaaaaaaacctattattttattttaaaaatgaaaaaaataaataaatagacgaGCAAGTCCGCCGTCTGCCAACCATCACCTTGACGGGACAAGTTAGATTGTTAAGTCCAATTTCACTTGACGATTTTGTCCGTCCTGCCTTATTTTTTGACGTCCTTAAGGCGGGACGGAGCAGAAAGTCTATTTTGCCACCTCTAGATCTAATGAATCGTATGTGGGATGTTGGGGTTTTTAGACTTCATCTCTGTTTAGTATGAATGTGGAAATTGTTATGTTGTGATGTTTCCAAAACTCTATTTCTGAAATTAATCTTGGAATTGTTTGTTTAGTGTGTGAAACTTGTTATTGCTGTGTGTCGTGTATGAATTTGTGAGGATTAATTGTGTTGTATTGAAGTTATGTGAGAATgaacaatttttattaatttgatgTAAATGAGTTTCCCGAGAAGTATAAAGAAAtacaagaagaggaagaaaagaagaGGGAGGGCAGGGGTCACATCCATAAGGGGCGGACGCCCCTGGCCATAATGGACGGGGAAGTTATTTTTGGGGATGGGGCCCATGAGCTAGGGGCGGGCGCCCTTCTTAGAGGGGGTGGGGGCCACTTACgaaaaactcttttttttcttGTTGGTACCTGGTAATTAGAACTTAGCATAATTAAACCTAGTACCACTTCAATTAGTTTAAGGGGGGATGAACATATGATTTGCAGGATTAAAATAATTCAACAGATAGATTAATCGAGATGAATTTAAATGTGTTAATCGAAACAAAGACATAAGTTGGTATTAGTAGCAGATATTAGCACCAAGTGGTATAGCTGTAAAAATATGGcagaattttagtattttagtaGCAGGTGTTAGTGTCTAGCAGAGGAAGTAAAATATTAGCTTAATATGGTAGCAGAAAATTTAGTGAACCAATTTAACTGACAGAAACAAAATATAGCGGGGAAAGAATAATTAGGATCGTTCCGAGAATAAACTGCTAATCGTTATTTGCTTATGATGTGTTTGTGGTGTTGCGAAgcgataaatattataaatattgcgAAGTGCAGGCATTTATAGTGAAGGTATATTATCAATGACTATTGGTAAATTTTTCGACggtataggcgtatgcctcgtgatGACATTTTGTGATTATTATGTGTTTATTTTGTGACGATGCATTCATGAGTCGCATACTATGCATTTTGGCGACAGCCTGAATTTGGCGaaatagtgacgaaggcttatgccggTTTTGATGTGCCTGTAATAATTGGCAATTGGTAACGGGggatgaagccctgggtaccacatgcacgtgcatttgttagagtcccATTGCATTTTTGTGTGATTGTGTGTTGCATGACTTGTGTCGATTATACTGCAATGCGATGATTTTTATGATTCTGACTcctatatattgtttatcataactttaattatattgtttgatatctcaccctctATTTGTTTTGTCGTTGCCTTtgtactggtaacgtgcaggtaatggcAATGAGTGAAGACTAAGTTGTTGCGAGTTCGAgttggttgtcgctctgatacgtagcactcggggggacaaaCGAATGTTTTAGTTATTgttttgtttgctgaattttcTAGTGACTTTTGTTTTTGATTCGTAACTTAAAGTTACTTTTCGAGGATGCTATGACGTTATTTTAATTTTGTGAAGTTTggtgattccgctgcgagttgaaataattattttgataaagtgATTTTTGAGGACTAATTAAATCGTCCGTTTAtgtttatgtgctatgtatctatgtgaaagTAATTAAGCCGTAAATGATTCTAAATGACGAAAGTGTGATATCCCAATTGTATGTTTTCTTGAATTTCATACTCTGATTTTTCGTATAAATTATCGGGTAGATTTAGGGTGTTACACCCACCTGCACCTGAactcgagtcaacgggtgaaaatctGTGTTGATTGGGTTTGGGTTTTCGTTCGGGTGCCatccgatatttcgggtgcggttTGGGTAGTATGAAACCCACACCCGAAACCTGAAATCACACCCACTTAGATCTGAATTTATTTAAGTGCCTCTAACTATATATAAGTGTAACAAATTAAGGTTTACACTAGATTGACTTTGCTTCACTCTTCTGGGTTGCCATCTTACTTTCTGAAACGGCGGATTCAACATAGGGGTGGAAAAACGGGCGGTGGCCCGCCAGGCCGACCCGCACACTCGCCAAAAGATGGCGGGTATGGTTGGGATTTTGGGCCCACCACTCACCAAAGTCCGCCCCGTCGAAGCCCGTCGTTCGCTAAAGCCCGCCTCACCTATTCGTTATGCTCGTCTCGCCTTAAGTCCGcccatttttatttaattctagtaattcaaattcttaatggttttaatttatacatttatttgtaaatatatgcaatattttttaatgtaaaatttgtttaaaagatgcTTTAAAAAAATtgctttaaaaaataagtgaaaaatttaattgaaaggttaaaaaagactattaatctattaaataatggaagaaaaAACTTAAACAATAGGCGGGCAAGCCTgtcgcccgccaacccgccaccttggtggggcgggcatgatttttatgctCATTTTATTTGTCGCGCTAGCCCGCCGCGCATGCTTTTTGGCAGGCTTAAGACCGGGCGGGCGCAGGTTGGGGCGGGCGGCCCATTTTACCACCCCTAATTCAACATTATCATCAATGAATTCGCAGAAACACGCAAACCTTCACAAACCAATTCGTAGAACCACCTCGCAACATCTCAGTGCTTAGAgcaatcaacatcatcatcaacgaCTTCGCACTTGTGTGAACTCTCGGAGACAATTCCCTTTTCGACGGTAACTGTTTTTCTCCTTTCTATTTCTAGCAATGTGATTATCATTCGAAATTGTTGTTGTAAGAATCTGAAGCATTGAGGATCTAAAGGAAAGAGAGAGTTATTTTTGTTCGAGTTTTGTTCCAATTAATTTTGTTGTTTGGAAGAGCGATGAGAACGAAAGATGAGAGGAGTTGAGTTGAAGCCAAGAATGAATAGGATTTCGTTGAACAGGGTCTCTAACTTGGTAACAATTGCTAAGATTGTATCACTCATACTTGGTGATTATCTCGTTGAACAGGGTTTTTAAATCGCACACTTGCAGGaataatttttggattaaatattaaattaacatgATGTGAAACTAAATCTCTCTTTGCAAGAAAAtgagaagatcaatcttgtaattACCAAGGCCACCCATTTGCTTGATAGTAACCATCAATGTGAAATTAGTGTCCTTGAAAATCGTCTTAAGGAGCTTGAGAGTCTGTTGCAGTTTATTATATGCAAATCTGTCTAGTTTTTTGTTTTGTCAAATTCTATTTTCAGTTTTAGTTTTAATTGCTGCTATTTTAAGTGTTGGACTTAGTTGCTACTTTTATTTTGGCAACTTCTATTTCAAGTGGACAAAATTGTAGGAAAGTATTGGTGCTTGCATATCAGAACTATTTGGTTTCAGTTTACCTTCAATGATCTCAAAGAATGGAAACCTGGCTTGGACTAATTTAAAAATTGGTTGCATTTATATGATCCATGTTGAACATCTAGTTTTACTGTATTTTTCCTTGGTTTTCAAAAGCGTCATGTATAATCCGCTTTGTTTGGATTAAGCGCTGCATGGGAGGAGCATTGAGTTCTCTTGAGAGAAAGTTgtatttctttgatttatttattgCTAATATTTCTTTCTTGGTTGTTTCTTATTTGTGTTTCAGTTGTTTCTCATGACTCTGCAAGTAAAGAGTGCAAAAGGAAAATGGGGGAAACTTATGCATTGAATAAAACACTGAATGGTTTGATTAGTGAAGATGATCTGAACAACTTAAGGAGGAAACTGGAAGAGGGTGGAGAGCAAGAAACAAAAGCTAAAAAAAAGATCTAGGCAACTGCTAATTGGCTAAGGGAATGTTTTACTGACTTTTTCAACGGTCATGCTTTAAGTTGTAGTTTTTGCAAGTTCTCAATATTGCTTTACATTTTCATGTCATTTTGTATATCATGCTTGTACATAATGTAGTGCATATTAATAGTACTAGTAGCTATTGTTATCTAAGGTAAGTATGatattatgaaaatattttcttctcAATCTTGTAATGTAATGCATTCCTTATTCAAGATATAACTATACCCATAggctatgtttgagagtttggaggggaggggagggctttgaaaaatacgAAGGAATGTGggaaaagaatagaaagattttagtttggagggttttggaggatttgatttTCTTCATAACTCCAATTTTTTCAGGTCTATATCATATTCATAtcgtcataccctaattttttcaAGTCTTTAACTATAATATGGTATTTCGTTCCATTATATTTTGAATTATTGGAATAGCCCATTTAGTAAAGATTTAAATGTAAGGAAATACAAGAGCAGAAGACTTGAGTTCGAATCCCGTCTTTCTCAATTTTTTGGCATTTTTTCCTTTTATATGTATCTAACTTCATTTTTAACTTAATTAGCATTTTATTCAAAaagtcacaaaaaaaaaattttgcattttgcatttttagtttttttattattgttttgctATTTAAGGCatctttaataattatattatattttattttttgcaatgTTAGTCAAAAAGAGTAAAAAcactcaaaaaaaaatatataaggaAAGTTTTTATTTAACTTTGTGTCCAAGTCAATCTTTTAGGAAATAATCAatctaattgattaaaataattaaatatccaAATTTAACTTGTGggcttttaattattttgattaattagttTGGGTcaattatttttttccttttaagttTTAACCTAGTTTCTCATGTATATAAACAACTAACAATTAACCTTTTTTTTCATACACTATCAATATCCACAACATTAACATTCTCACCACATTACACCCATTCTTGTACATAAAATTCCACAACTCTTCCAGAAGAGTTCTTC
Encoded proteins:
- the LOC131656315 gene encoding agamous-like MADS-box protein AGL80; translated protein: MSRKKVKLQYILNQSSRRATFNKRKTSLQKKVNEISTLCGIEGCVIIYGENSVQPDVWPPGVGTLNVIHRYHSLSELERNKRSVDLEGFLRQCIDKSQEQLRKLVLENKKKRFMIFTDKALINLHNAVPVNMNDLNGMNDEINDLREFIDGNIKEVTKKLNSMDAEAEENAGNGIEAMTGIEQQGFIGNVGNGVGMQADVHGLDTNMGYNYFPWDNSMLAYHDYNMDRDGL